The following are from one region of the Ruficoccus sp. ZRK36 genome:
- a CDS encoding U32 family peptidase, with product MGKLLPKRLGTSGAQDAPLLRKPELLAPAGDWECARAAIENGADAVYFGLEQFNARMRAHNFSTAELPDIMARLHERGVRGYVTFNTLIFANEMPEAEEFLRKIIAAGVDAAIVQDVGACRLIRQLSPDFPIHASTQMSVTSEAGVRFANELGCSLVVLARECSLAEISAIREKCATDGLELPLEIFVHGALCVAYSGQCLTSEALGGRSANRGECAQACRLPYELISDGELVELGERRYLLSPQDLAGLSALPQVVRAGVASLKIEGRLKTPEYVSAVTGVYRRALDKAWEELVPDDDENPIAPVSKKNDSEDLSPEQQRYRLDMTFSRGFHTGWLEGIDNRQLVHARFGKKRGVRVGSVMAASPQGLLVDLEGPVKPGDGVVVDQGRPDLPEAGGNVNAVEPQGKLTLLRLHGDALRRVRVEEGAIVWKTADPALDRELRQSFEVEQPRYKRPLTVTVEGAAGQPLRLTLADEEGFEAVAESEQALEPAQNKPLDEAVLRKQLGRLGDTPFRLARLDNRLPTGLMLPLSLLNACRRLAVERLQEKRRTGRRWTLIEPAPGQSALSAATADIKPLPVQETAELIPLVRSMEQLEAALEHAGGDIYVELEDPKRYPQAVERVRAAGGEHTVWVAPPRIFKSGEDWIIKQLFKCGADGFLARNHEHLRALQGQRLRGDFSLNVANALSAQWFIERWGLERLTCSYDLNASQLASLLESAPPAWFEVTLHQHMPMFHMEHCVFCAFLSEGKDFRDCGRPCDSHAVSLRDRTGAEHPLKADAGCRNTLFNARAQTGAEFAQDLLGLGVRHYRIEFLNESPQEVRDALRRYAALLRGEISGTQLWHELKLVNQLGVTRGTLRGT from the coding sequence ATGGGAAAACTTTTACCAAAACGTCTCGGTACGTCCGGGGCACAGGATGCGCCTCTGCTGCGCAAGCCCGAGCTGCTCGCGCCGGCGGGGGATTGGGAGTGCGCCCGTGCGGCGATCGAGAACGGCGCGGACGCGGTTTACTTCGGGCTGGAGCAGTTCAACGCCCGCATGCGCGCGCACAACTTTTCCACCGCTGAGCTGCCGGATATCATGGCCCGCCTGCACGAGCGCGGCGTGCGTGGCTATGTGACGTTTAACACGCTCATCTTCGCCAACGAAATGCCCGAGGCGGAGGAGTTTCTGCGTAAAATCATCGCTGCCGGCGTGGACGCAGCCATTGTGCAGGACGTTGGCGCTTGCCGCCTGATTCGGCAGCTTTCGCCGGATTTTCCCATCCATGCCTCTACGCAGATGAGCGTGACCAGCGAGGCCGGGGTACGCTTCGCCAATGAGCTGGGCTGCTCGCTCGTCGTGCTGGCCCGTGAGTGCTCGCTGGCCGAGATCAGCGCGATCCGTGAGAAGTGCGCGACCGACGGGCTGGAGCTGCCGCTGGAGATTTTTGTCCATGGCGCGCTGTGCGTTGCCTACTCGGGCCAATGTTTGACCAGCGAGGCTCTCGGTGGGCGCTCCGCCAACCGGGGCGAGTGTGCGCAGGCCTGCCGCTTGCCTTACGAGTTGATCAGCGACGGCGAGCTCGTCGAGCTGGGCGAGCGTCGCTACCTGCTCAGCCCGCAGGACCTGGCCGGGCTCAGTGCCCTGCCGCAGGTCGTGCGCGCAGGGGTGGCCTCTCTGAAGATCGAGGGCCGCCTGAAGACGCCCGAGTACGTCTCCGCCGTGACTGGGGTCTATCGCCGCGCGCTCGATAAGGCCTGGGAGGAGCTTGTCCCGGATGATGATGAAAACCCAATCGCCCCTGTATCCAAAAAGAATGACAGCGAGGATCTGTCGCCGGAGCAGCAGCGCTACCGGCTCGATATGACTTTTTCCCGTGGGTTCCATACGGGTTGGCTGGAGGGCATCGACAACCGTCAGCTCGTGCATGCGCGCTTCGGTAAAAAGCGCGGCGTGCGCGTGGGCTCGGTGATGGCCGCCAGCCCGCAGGGGCTGCTCGTAGATCTGGAGGGGCCGGTCAAGCCCGGTGACGGCGTAGTCGTGGACCAGGGCCGCCCGGATCTGCCGGAGGCTGGCGGGAACGTCAACGCCGTCGAGCCGCAGGGGAAACTTACCCTGCTGCGTCTGCACGGGGACGCCTTGCGCCGCGTGCGCGTGGAGGAGGGTGCTATTGTTTGGAAGACCGCCGACCCCGCGCTCGATCGCGAGCTGCGGCAGAGTTTTGAGGTTGAGCAACCGCGCTACAAGCGTCCGCTGACAGTGACGGTCGAGGGCGCAGCCGGTCAGCCGCTCCGCCTGACCTTGGCGGATGAGGAGGGCTTTGAAGCGGTTGCCGAGTCTGAGCAGGCGCTGGAGCCTGCGCAGAATAAACCCCTCGATGAGGCCGTACTTCGTAAGCAGCTCGGTCGCCTCGGGGATACGCCGTTCCGCCTCGCCCGGCTCGATAACCGCCTGCCCACCGGGCTCATGCTGCCCCTTTCCCTACTCAATGCCTGCCGCCGTCTCGCGGTCGAGCGCCTGCAGGAAAAACGGCGTACCGGTCGCCGGTGGACTTTGATCGAACCCGCGCCGGGGCAGAGCGCACTGTCCGCGGCTACTGCGGACATCAAGCCCCTGCCCGTGCAAGAGACTGCGGAGCTGATCCCGCTGGTGCGCTCGATGGAGCAGCTGGAGGCTGCTCTGGAGCATGCCGGTGGCGACATCTATGTCGAGCTGGAGGACCCGAAGCGCTACCCGCAGGCGGTCGAGCGTGTGCGTGCCGCCGGTGGCGAACATACGGTCTGGGTGGCTCCGCCGCGTATTTTCAAGAGCGGTGAGGACTGGATTATCAAGCAGCTCTTCAAGTGCGGTGCGGACGGGTTTCTGGCCCGCAACCATGAGCACCTGCGCGCCCTGCAGGGGCAGCGCCTGCGCGGGGATTTCTCGCTCAATGTCGCCAACGCCCTGAGCGCGCAGTGGTTCATCGAGCGTTGGGGGCTGGAGCGACTGACCTGCTCCTACGATCTCAATGCCTCGCAGCTTGCCTCTCTGCTGGAGTCGGCACCGCCCGCGTGGTTCGAGGTCACGCTGCATCAGCACATGCCCATGTTTCACATGGAGCACTGCGTTTTTTGCGCCTTTCTGTCGGAGGGTAAGGACTTCCGCGACTGCGGGAGACCCTGCGACAGCCACGCGGTCAGCCTGCGTGACCGCACCGGGGCCGAGCACCCGCTGAAGGCCGATGCCGGTTGCCGCAACACACTCTTTAATGCGCGGGCGCAGACGGGCGCGGAGTTCGCGCAGGACCTGCTCGGGCTCGGCGTGCGGCACTACCGGATCGAGTTTCTAAATGAAAGCCCGCAGGAGGTGCGCGATGCGCTCCGCCGCTACGCGGCGCTCCTGCGCGGTGAGATCAGCGGTACGCAGCTCTGGCACGAGCTGAAGCTCGTCAACCAGCTTGGCGTGACCCGCGGAACCCTCCGCGGTACGTGA
- a CDS encoding alkene reductase: MKTTTTSPLFEPLQVGAWNLPNRVIMAPLTRCRTGSDRVPNEMMIEYYRQRAGAGLIITEATSVTPMGVGYPNTPGIWNDEQVAGWKKITEAVHAEGGRIVLQLWHVGRISDPIYLDGELPVAPSAIKPAGHVSLVRPMKGYETPRALETDEIPGIIEAYRRGAENAKRAGFDGVELHGANGYLPDQFLQDRTNKRTDEYGGSIENRARFMFEAIDAAISVWGADRVGLHLAPRADSHDMGDSNLEETFSYVAREAGKRGLAFIFTRESQEEPRLSPLMKQIFGGVLIANQELDAATADALISKGEADAAAWGKLFIANPDLPARLASGAPLNEPQSDTFYASGPGGYIDYPALATA; encoded by the coding sequence ATGAAAACAACAACGACATCACCGCTTTTCGAACCGCTCCAGGTTGGCGCCTGGAACCTCCCCAACCGCGTCATCATGGCGCCGCTGACGCGCTGCCGCACCGGCAGTGATCGCGTGCCTAATGAGATGATGATCGAGTACTACCGGCAGCGCGCCGGAGCAGGCCTCATCATAACCGAGGCGACCTCTGTCACCCCGATGGGCGTCGGCTATCCGAACACCCCCGGCATCTGGAACGATGAGCAGGTCGCGGGCTGGAAAAAGATCACTGAGGCCGTACACGCCGAAGGCGGACGCATCGTCCTCCAGCTCTGGCATGTGGGGCGCATCTCCGACCCGATCTACCTCGACGGCGAGCTGCCTGTCGCCCCGAGCGCGATCAAGCCCGCCGGGCACGTCAGCCTCGTTCGCCCGATGAAGGGCTACGAAACCCCGCGCGCCCTGGAAACCGACGAAATCCCCGGCATCATCGAGGCCTACCGTCGCGGTGCCGAGAATGCCAAGCGCGCAGGCTTCGACGGCGTAGAACTCCATGGTGCTAACGGCTACCTGCCCGACCAGTTCCTGCAGGACCGCACGAACAAGCGCACCGACGAATACGGCGGCTCTATCGAGAACCGTGCACGCTTTATGTTTGAGGCCATCGATGCCGCTATCTCTGTCTGGGGCGCGGACCGCGTCGGCCTTCACCTGGCCCCGCGTGCCGACAGCCATGACATGGGCGACTCGAACCTGGAGGAAACCTTCAGCTACGTGGCCCGTGAAGCCGGCAAGCGCGGCCTCGCCTTCATCTTCACTCGCGAGTCCCAGGAAGAACCGCGCCTGAGTCCGCTGATGAAGCAGATATTCGGGGGCGTACTTATCGCCAACCAGGAGCTCGACGCAGCTACCGCTGACGCCCTCATCTCCAAGGGCGAAGCCGATGCCGCCGCCTGGGGCAAGCTCTTCATCGCCAACCCGGACCTGCCCGCCCGTCTGGCCTCCGGGGCTCCCCTCAATGAGCCGCAGTCCGACACCTTCTACGCATCCGGACCCGGTGGCTACATTGACTACCCGGCCCTCGCCACGGCGTAG
- a CDS encoding winged helix-turn-helix domain-containing protein codes for MKTYSHPELSEVPLSTAMQALADPARMAILRAAMESGEIACNEISLKLSKATVSHHFETLREAGLIRTRVVGTKCLSAVRREEFDQRFPGLLELVFKEAPQG; via the coding sequence ATGAAAACCTATAGCCATCCCGAGTTGAGTGAAGTACCCCTGAGCACTGCCATGCAGGCCCTGGCTGACCCGGCGCGGATGGCTATCCTGCGCGCAGCGATGGAGTCGGGAGAAATCGCCTGTAACGAAATCTCGCTGAAACTGAGCAAGGCAACGGTCTCGCACCACTTTGAGACGCTGCGTGAGGCCGGGCTGATCCGCACCCGCGTAGTCGGTACGAAGTGCCTGTCAGCGGTGCGGCGCGAAGAGTTCGACCAACGCTTTCCGGGGCTGCTGGAGCTGGTTTTCAAGGAGGCGCCGCAGGGCTAG
- a CDS encoding alpha/beta hydrolase, producing MRYLLLVTVVALLGHLHAAEPGIRLEGVPSPFPTHTYSFTSQGQQLEMVYMDVKPQGEPKGAVLLLHGKNFSGTYFGETAQALVDAGYRVIMPDQIGFGKSSKPGYYQFSFAQLAQNTYGLLKEVGVERVNVLGHSMGGMVATRFALMYPQLTQSLTLLNPIGLEDWKAKGVPYRSVDEWYQGELKKTPEKIKAYQLDSYYDGQWKDAYQPWVDELSSFIESPDYPRMAWDQALTYDMIFTQPVVYEFPDLQMPVLLIIGQRDTTALGKDRAPPQIRRTLGNYPQLGRETAQAIPESVLVELDGIGHLPHIEAFERFMPPLLAFLQAADARTPAERRANYAAASQGLPDPFVLKPASTTKQ from the coding sequence ATGCGTTACCTACTGCTTGTCACCGTAGTGGCCCTGCTCGGGCATCTCCACGCCGCCGAGCCCGGCATTCGTCTGGAGGGCGTGCCATCGCCGTTCCCGACGCACACGTACAGCTTCACCAGTCAGGGACAGCAGCTGGAAATGGTTTATATGGACGTAAAGCCCCAGGGTGAGCCCAAGGGTGCCGTTCTCCTGCTGCACGGTAAAAACTTCTCCGGCACGTATTTTGGGGAAACGGCCCAGGCTCTCGTTGACGCTGGCTACCGGGTCATCATGCCGGATCAGATTGGCTTCGGTAAGTCAAGTAAGCCGGGCTATTACCAGTTCAGCTTTGCTCAGTTGGCGCAAAATACCTACGGGCTGCTCAAAGAGGTCGGGGTAGAGCGGGTCAATGTCCTCGGCCACTCCATGGGCGGGATGGTGGCCACGCGCTTCGCGCTCATGTACCCGCAGCTCACGCAGAGCCTCACGCTGCTCAACCCCATCGGTCTCGAAGACTGGAAGGCCAAGGGCGTGCCCTACCGCAGTGTCGATGAGTGGTATCAGGGCGAGCTGAAGAAGACCCCCGAAAAGATAAAAGCCTACCAGCTCGACTCCTACTACGACGGCCAGTGGAAGGATGCCTACCAGCCGTGGGTGGACGAGCTGTCGAGCTTCATCGAAAGCCCCGACTATCCCCGCATGGCCTGGGATCAGGCCCTGACCTACGACATGATCTTTACGCAGCCGGTGGTCTACGAGTTTCCCGACCTGCAGATGCCGGTGCTGCTGATCATCGGGCAGCGCGACACCACGGCACTGGGTAAGGACCGCGCTCCGCCGCAGATCCGGCGCACGCTGGGGAACTACCCGCAGCTCGGACGGGAAACCGCGCAGGCCATCCCGGAGTCCGTCCTCGTAGAGCTGGATGGCATCGGCCACCTGCCGCATATCGAGGCCTTTGAGCGTTTCATGCCGCCCTTGCTGGCTTTCCTTCAGGCTGCTGACGCGAGAACACCGGCGGAGCGCCGCGCGAACTATGCCGCCGCTTCGCAGGGGCTGCCCGATCCGTTTGTCCTCAAGCCAGCCTCGACCACCAAGCAGTAG
- a CDS encoding YhcH/YjgK/YiaL family protein yields the protein MIYDQLNQQALYRNCHPGLDLAFDYLLSFDPKTPDGRVDLDGDNVFALVQTYTTGPAPERKFEAHHTYVDLQYTISGEEIIYHGSLGTLTETEPYDAERDVVFFKGAADQALHMTPGMFCVLFPQDGHMPGCSLKADSEIRKIVIKLKWSASTGK from the coding sequence ATGATTTACGACCAACTGAACCAACAGGCCCTCTACCGCAACTGCCATCCCGGCCTCGATCTGGCTTTCGATTACCTGCTCAGCTTCGACCCGAAGACCCCCGACGGCCGTGTCGATCTGGACGGTGACAATGTCTTTGCCCTCGTGCAGACCTACACCACCGGACCGGCTCCGGAGCGTAAGTTTGAGGCGCACCACACCTATGTGGACCTGCAGTACACGATCAGCGGTGAGGAGATCATCTACCATGGCTCGTTGGGGACGCTGACCGAGACTGAGCCCTACGATGCCGAGCGCGACGTGGTGTTTTTCAAGGGTGCGGCCGATCAGGCGCTCCACATGACGCCGGGGATGTTCTGCGTACTCTTCCCGCAGGACGGCCATATGCCCGGCTGTTCCCTCAAGGCCGACAGCGAGATCCGCAAGATCGTGATCAAGCTGAAGTGGAGTGCCTCCACTGGCAAATGA
- a CDS encoding helix-turn-helix domain-containing protein translates to MLKSTSKPGLPALDRGLALLDHLIRSGGGPLRFGELRDALPGVQDSTLTRILKALEGYGYLERDADTGYRITQQVRAWGPYLSAARPTLADTAQRVLDRLTQEAHESACITLLGEDRIDALCSRSVEGGIRILGTGQLLHFEPDHAGALAILEQLPSAERQRHLDGPHCTFGEGDNFEASLSAARGPGNVLIDTSRSRPGVCRMAIAYRHGEQLGSVFFCLTQEACEHKREQLTRLLESARDRLGG, encoded by the coding sequence ATGCTTAAATCGACTTCTAAACCGGGCCTCCCCGCGCTTGATCGCGGGCTGGCCCTCCTCGACCACCTGATACGCTCGGGCGGCGGCCCCCTGCGCTTTGGCGAGTTGCGGGATGCCCTGCCGGGCGTGCAGGACTCGACCCTCACGCGCATCCTGAAGGCATTGGAGGGCTACGGCTACCTGGAGCGCGATGCCGACACCGGCTACCGGATCACCCAGCAGGTACGGGCCTGGGGGCCGTATCTGAGCGCCGCGCGCCCCACCCTCGCAGACACAGCCCAGCGCGTGCTGGACCGACTCACCCAGGAGGCACACGAGTCCGCCTGCATCACCCTGCTGGGCGAAGACCGGATCGACGCGCTCTGTTCGCGCTCGGTCGAGGGGGGCATCCGCATCCTCGGCACCGGACAGCTCCTGCACTTCGAGCCTGACCACGCCGGTGCGCTCGCCATTCTGGAGCAACTTCCGTCGGCGGAGCGCCAGCGTCATCTGGACGGCCCGCACTGCACATTCGGCGAGGGGGATAATTTTGAGGCGAGCCTGAGCGCGGCCCGCGGCCCCGGAAACGTGCTCATCGACACCTCACGCAGCCGCCCCGGCGTCTGCCGCATGGCGATTGCTTACCGTCACGGCGAGCAGCTCGGCAGCGTATTCTTTTGCCTCACACAAGAGGCCTGCGAGCACAAACGAGAGCAGCTGACCCGCCTGCTCGAAAGCGCCCGCGATCGTCTGGGGGGATAG
- a CDS encoding sulfatase-like hydrolase/transferase, with protein MSKPTRPNILFITSDQQHWMAIGYNNPEVKTPNLDRLAARGMIFDRSYCPNPTCTPTRSSLLTGMYPSQHGAYTLGTKLDESIPTVNDSWHELGYTTGLVGKAHFQPLKSTDEFPSLEAYPTLQDLDFWRTFKGPFYGFDRFELARNHTDEAHVGQHYALWMEEKGFKDWRECFSKPTGTSDPQYGRWNIPEEYHYNTWISERTNALLDEFAAQDEPFFLWSSYFDPHPSYVVPAPWDTMYDPDKLTLPKGRPGEHDHNPRFHRYAMSTDATRADFGIEEGTECMHGVHSHVEDEAKTRRDLAIYYGMVSFMDQAIGKTLDKLDELGLTDNTLIVFTTDHGHYLGHHGLIAKGPFHYEDGVKVPMLAAWPNHIPAGGRTQALQSLVDLPVTFLAAAGMPKPQKMTGVDQLAVWEGKAESARDHCIVENNHEPGIAELKTYVDARYKLTVYHAYDEGELYDLEKDPGEFENRFDDPDYAAVKTRLLQRFLQAEMAKEVLPMPRVYGA; from the coding sequence ATGAGTAAGCCCACGCGCCCCAATATCCTTTTCATCACAAGCGACCAGCAGCACTGGATGGCCATCGGCTATAACAACCCGGAGGTCAAAACGCCGAACCTCGACCGCCTGGCCGCCCGCGGCATGATCTTTGACCGCAGCTACTGCCCGAACCCCACCTGCACGCCGACTCGCTCCAGCCTGCTCACCGGCATGTATCCGAGCCAGCACGGGGCCTACACCCTCGGCACCAAGCTCGATGAGAGCATCCCGACGGTTAACGACAGCTGGCACGAACTGGGCTACACCACCGGCCTCGTGGGTAAGGCCCACTTCCAGCCGCTCAAGTCCACCGACGAGTTTCCTTCGCTGGAGGCCTACCCGACCCTGCAGGACCTGGACTTCTGGCGCACGTTTAAGGGCCCGTTCTACGGCTTCGACCGCTTCGAGCTGGCCCGTAACCACACCGACGAGGCCCACGTCGGCCAGCATTACGCCCTGTGGATGGAGGAAAAAGGCTTTAAGGACTGGCGCGAGTGCTTCAGTAAGCCCACCGGCACCAGCGACCCGCAGTACGGGCGCTGGAACATCCCCGAGGAGTACCACTACAACACCTGGATCTCCGAGCGGACCAACGCCCTGCTCGATGAGTTCGCAGCCCAGGACGAACCGTTCTTCCTCTGGTCCAGCTATTTCGACCCGCACCCCTCCTATGTGGTACCTGCTCCGTGGGACACGATGTATGACCCGGATAAACTCACGCTCCCCAAGGGCCGCCCCGGTGAGCACGACCACAACCCGCGCTTCCACCGCTATGCCATGTCCACCGACGCCACGCGGGCGGACTTTGGTATCGAGGAGGGCACCGAGTGCATGCACGGCGTACACAGCCATGTCGAGGACGAGGCCAAGACCCGCCGCGACCTGGCCATCTACTACGGCATGGTCTCCTTTATGGATCAGGCCATCGGTAAGACACTCGACAAGCTCGACGAGCTCGGACTGACCGATAACACGCTCATCGTCTTTACCACGGACCACGGCCACTACCTCGGGCACCACGGGCTCATCGCCAAGGGCCCCTTCCACTACGAGGACGGCGTCAAGGTCCCGATGCTCGCGGCCTGGCCGAACCACATCCCCGCCGGAGGCCGCACGCAGGCCCTGCAGAGCCTCGTCGACCTGCCCGTGACCTTCCTCGCAGCCGCCGGTATGCCGAAGCCGCAGAAGATGACGGGCGTCGACCAGCTCGCCGTCTGGGAGGGTAAGGCCGAGAGCGCCCGCGACCACTGCATCGTCGAGAACAACCACGAGCCCGGCATCGCCGAACTGAAGACCTATGTCGATGCCCGCTACAAGCTGACTGTTTATCACGCCTACGACGAGGGCGAGCTTTACGACCTTGAAAAAGATCCCGGCGAGTTTGAAAATCGCTTCGATGATCCGGACTATGCCGCCGTGAAGACGCGGCTGCTCCAGCGTTTCCTCCAGGCCGAGATGGCCAAGGAAGTGCTGCCCATGCCCCGGGTCTACGGTGCCTGA